Genomic DNA from Chitinophaga lutea:
GCCTGACCTCACCGCCTACATGAAGTACACAGACAGCGCCGCAATGCTGTCTCCCTACCTTAGGAAGGCGGATACGACCGGAAAATGGATACCTGCCGGCGCAACTCTCGCTAACATTTACAATTCAGACGGCACCCTTACCGGGCCTCGCACTTTAGAGGGCACTGGCAATGGGCTTTCCTTAAATAATACGCCGGTTACTATCTCCGAAAAGCTCGACGTGGGTGGCGGTTCAAACGGACGCATCCAGCTCAACAAGGGCACGACCACCGTGACCGGTTGGGCCGCGTTTTATACGCCTGGGGGTTCATTACTTGGCTGGTTGGGAAACAGCCAGACCAACATGTACTACCGTGCCCAGGGGGCAGCGATTCACGAGTTTTTCGGCCGCGCAACGGTGAATGCCGCTGATGATGGGTCGAGTACCCTACAGGTTGGTGGCACTGGCCGGTTTACTGGTACTGTGCAGGGGGCAAATGCAACGGCTGCGAACCATTTTGTAACGCGCCAGCAGGTTACGGATAGTTTAAACAATAGGCCCGCGCCGGTTCAATCAGTGAATGGTTATACGGGCAATGTGACACTTACTAAGTCAGATGTCGGATTGGCCAGCGCAGATAATACAAGCGATGCAAACAAGCCTGTAAGCACCGCACAACAGGCCGCGCTCGATCTGAAAGAGGATGTGGCCAATAAAAGCACGTCTACATCGCTGGGTGCCAGCAATACGCTTTATCCTACGCAAAACGCAGTGAAAACATATGTGGACGGCGTTGCGGCGGCACTGGCGCCTTCTTCAGGCTCTGCGAATTATATTCAGAATCAGTTCGACGCGCCGCAGAGCGGTAACGGGTGGCTTAGTGGGCAGTTTAGAGTTGGCGGCCTGCCAGGCAGTGGTTTCGTCCATCTAAATACTGCGGTGGGTGCGGCAGGATGGACGGGGTACTATTTATCTAGTGGTGTCAGGCTCGGATATATAGGCGGTGACGCGACCAACATGAATTATGTTGCTGAAAATGGTGCGAATCACGTATTTAGCGGCGGTGTAGCCGTAGGTAATTCAGGATTCCAAACACCTTTAACTTATACTGTTACTGCGGACGGTACAGATGGAGTAGCAGGGCGATTCATCCAATATAATGCCGCACAGAACCGAGGCATGAACCTTCAGTTAACTGGCGGAGCTACCCCCGGTATGGCTTTTTGGCTCACTAATAGTGGCGGTGGATGGGAAGAACGAATGAGGATAAACGGAACGGATGGGAATGTCGGCATCAACACAACGACCCCAACGGCTAAATTTGAAGTAAACCACGGCACGACCAAATACAGCGTTCCGCTTTCAGCTACCGATACAATACTTACATCTAACTTGCAGAGAGGTGGCCCCGGTAACCCATATACGCCTAATTTAAGTTTAACCAAAACTCGTTTCGTTGTCGATGCACAATTCGTGTTGGGGTCAGTTGGCGGCGGCCCTCTTTCGCAAAATTCCGTGAATGGAAATCTTAATGTTAGCGGAAACTTCCAAAGTGCGGGCGTGACTACTACAGCCGGGTTAGTAACCAATAATCGTAATACCGGTGCTGCAACCTCTGTAAGCGTGCTTACTGGCGACTATTCTATCACTATTCCCGACGCAGGCCAGGGGCCAGTTGGGGTATCGCTCCCAGGTTCTCCAATTAACGGTCGGGTATATGTGATCATCAACCAGAATAGTGCTCCCGCTTTCGTAAATGATAACCTCGGAGGCACCGTAAAAAACATGACCTCCGGCATGGCACTTACGGTACTATACTCCGGGGCGTGGTATCCGATCTCCTACACGACACTCGCACCTTAAACCTGAGCATTATGGCAAACAAAACAGTAATAAGTATAGAAAAACCTACACCCAAATGGGCGACCTGGGTTTTTCGGATTGTGTTCCTGCTCACTACGGCGGCGACGTTCATCATCGGCTCAGACCCCGGCATCCCGGCAGAGATTGCAGTACGCATTGGCGTTTATCTCAAGGCTGCCGACCTCGTGGTCTGGTCACTTTCTCGGATGGTAGGCATTCAAGAAGAAAAACCTAAATGGGGGCAAAAATGACAACCAGCATGGATATAAAGAACATCAGGCTTAACATCATCCAGGTGGCGGTTGTCGTGGTACAGACCGTTGCTGTTGTGATGTACGTTGGCCGGCAATCAGGGAAGATCGACAGCGTGAACGAATCTACCGCAAGAATTGAGCGCAACCAGGAGCGGGAAGCCGCTGATAACAAAATATGGAAGGCTAAGATTGAAGCCGATCTGGCTGACCTGAAAGTGCGAACGGCTCTTTTAGAAGCGAGAATCAATACAATGGTAAAGTAATGGCGACAATCAATAATTACATCCGGAGCGAGCTCAACATCGTCGATCAACGTGGCGCGTCCTGGGTTCCATTCACGTTCACTTGCAACAATGAAAACGGGAATCTGATCGACTGGAGTACCGCCCAGGAGATACGGGCCGATGTGATGAATTCAATCGGAACCATAGTTGCATCGTTCACCGCAGGTGATGGCCTGACAATAAAGGAAGGAGTCCCAACTGAGCTGGTGATGGAGAAGCCCGCCAACCGAAAGGACTTGCCGCCCGGAGTTTATCATTGGGACCTGCTGGTCCAGTTCACCAATGAAGTTGCTCAATGCCCAGTGGGCGGGAGCTACGTGGTAAAAGATCGTGTCACAATAAAAACCGTTTAACATGAGCCAGATTGTAGGCTTGGAGGTCAGAATCGGCGGGAAGGATGGGAAATCCGCCTTCGACATCTGGAAGGAAGCCGGGAATGCCGGCACGGAAGCCGATTTCCTGCTTTCGATAAAGGGCGCCAAAGGTGATAATGGAGCGCAGGGGCAGCAGGGAGCTCAGGGGCCGCAAGGTCCTGTCGGTCCAAAGGGCGACCCAGGCGATACAGGCGCGGCCGGCACACAAGGCCCAAAGGGCGATCAAGGAGATCCAGGGATAGTTGATACTACCCAATTTTACACCAAAACCCAGGTATACTCGCAGCAGGAGATTGATAGTATCGTAGCGGGTCTGCAGTCACAGCTATCAGCGCTGCAGAACGCCCAATTGGAAGTAGACGCCGGCGGGAACCTGGTGGTGACCCTACCGACAAATTCCGTGAATTTGAGCGCATCGACCGTTAGGGGGCTGGTCAATGTGTGGCTTTGGCAGCTGATCACGGGACCGCAGCCTCCAGGTGGTGAAATCGGATTTGATGGCGGTGTATTCGTGCCAAATCCTGATCGGACATTCGTCGTTACGCCCAACGGCGCCGGTGATCTTGTTTTGAACGGGAGTAACTATCTGCCGGGCGACCTCCTGCTGATCAATCAAAATGTCAGATCGATAGACTTTAACGGAGTAGTTGGAAACGTTGACGGCAGCGACCTTCCGATAGTGTTGCGAAATGCGCATGGCACCTCTGTTACGGTGGGGAATCCGGCATTCGATAACACCGGGGGCGCCCCTCCATTTGCCATCCGGCTACGCAACAGCCGGGGAATACTGATTGCCGGCACTCATCCTGCCGACTTTGTTATCAATGGCTCCGAGGTCGAAACGGTACCATCTGGCGGAAGCGAGCCGATTCGGGCGGTATACCGTAATGTGTCAGTGGAAGATTTTTCCGAAAAAATTCAAATTAGCTACACCACGATTCGTAAGGGCGGAACCGGAGTTGTGGCGAAAACTGAACCCAAAATAGACGATCCGCAAACGTGGTTCCCTAATCGGGAGCTTTCACGCTTCATTCTTTCCAACAACGTTATCGATGGCACCTATAGCGAAGGCGCATATATCGGCCACTCGTCTGCTTTTCACAACCCCATCACCAATGCACCATCAGGAGATACAACCTATGGCGCTGCACCAGGTGGTGACTTCAAAACGCCCATCATGTGGAACGGCGTCAAGGTCTGCTATAATGTAGTTCGCAATACCGGCAGGGATGGTATCCAGATAGCGGCATCAAAAAACATCGAAGTTGCCAGCAATGAGGTAACAAACTGGGCAACAGTTGTGCATGTTGCACGGGAGGCCCACATGGGAGGCATTCTAATTGGCGGCCGCTGTGAGCTATCGAATGTCCATGACAATATGATTCACGACGCGTGGGGTGAGATGTTCCAGTTTTTCGGCACAGGGCCGGGCCATATTTTCAAAAACAACCTGTGCTACAATATCGATGCCTCGGCCATACGCGGCGATCTTATCACCCTGGCCGGTCGAAAAGGGTATGTAGGCTCCGAATACAACCCGGCGCAGATCACTTTTGAGGGCAACACAGTTTCTCGATGCAAAAACCTGGGCTCGCTGGTCAGGGTGAACGGCTATTACAATAAGACGGCCGAGAATGGCGCCAATCCTACGCAGCAAGTACCGGACCCACAGAATCCGGGCGAAATGATTACGGTGCCCCTGCCGATGGTCATCATGAAGAAAAACATTCTGATGGCCATCCATAACGATAGCGGCACGGGCGATAACTACGTACCATACTATGTTTACACAGAAAACCCACAGGATTATGGGTACGAGAACATAGTCACCTTCCCGCTGGCCGGCGCCGATGCAAATACAACCTTCCGCACGGAAGCGCTGGCCGACGTGGACAAAACGAACTTCTATCTGCCTAATTCCGGCTCAGTCACCCAGGGCTTCAGAAAGTTGCAACCGTTGGGGCCGGTTGAGCTTGCCGATGGCATCCAGATTGCAAACCCGAGCCAGCCTACAACACAGGTAAGCAACCTGATCGAGGGGGAATATGTCTTCCGGGTAACGGGAACCAACGTGGCCGGCGTGAGTGTATCCGACACAGTAACCGTAAACGTTCAACCATGAGACCCTACGAAGTAAAAGACCGTGCAATTAAAAGCCTGGCTTACCGCGAGAAAATAACCGAAGAGCAGGCCGCACAGATCATCGATGGGCTGCTTTCCGGCAAGCGTAAAATCGTCATCCGCGGGACACAATCTGCGACCGTGTTGTCGCTCGATGGCCACCCGCAGCTGACGAAGGAAACATTTTCTGAACAGATGCGGCGTATTGCCGCGCATAAAGCAAAAAACAAATATAGATGAGATGGATAATCTTTTTGCTGGTGCTGTTCGCCAGCTGTAAAACATCAGAACAGATCGCCGCAGAAAAAGCTGCCAAACAGGAGCGACAACGCCGCGAGCAGGCCGCCAAGGATGAACGAGCCAGGCAGGAGCGCCTGCAGCTGCTCAAGGATATGCGCAAGGCCTTCCCCTGCGACACTCCGAGTGTCAAGGAGGACACTGTTTATCTCCCCGGAGCACCTGATACAGCTTATGCACCCGGTCGAACCGATACTGTACGCATCACCCGTACATTAACAGTTCGTGATCGTGGTGACCTGCAGGCTATGAAGGACAGCATGGATGCAGCCAGGTACCAGATAGAACTCCGCGATCAGCACATCCAGGACGCGAAAGAGGATTATGCCGATTTGCGCCATGCTCATGCAAAAGAGGTGCAGCGGGCCGATAAGGAAGAGGCACAGAAAAAGAAATGGCGCACCCGATGTTGGGCTGGCGGTGGCACGATCATCGGCGCCATTGTGCTGTGGCTTCTGCTGGCCGGGAAGCTATCGTTCGTAACTGGAATTTTTAAACGTCTTTTCGGATGAAGTTTTTAACTCAAACAAAGTTTTATGACCCAACAGCTGGCGTTAGGGGCAATTGCATGATGGCATGCTATGCCAGCTTTTTCGATCTCGAATTATCCCAAGTCCCAGCTATCGAGGAACTGTTCGATGATGAAAGCGTTTCCTGGTATGAGCGGCTTGTGAATTGGCTGAATTCATTGGGATATGATGAGGAACGCAATCATTTTAAGCAAGGAAGGCCGGTAGACCCTGCTGAATCTGGCTACAAGGATTATTACTTCGCAGTCGGGCCAGCGTCGCGCGGAGTGCATCATATGGTCATCTATCGGCATGGCAAACTGGTCCATGACCCACACCCGAGCAGGGAGGGACTGTTGCAGGTGGATGGTTTTATCACGCTTAAAAAGTTGACTCAATGACCAACAAAGAAATGTTCCTTATCTGCAAGGTTAGCAATCCCGACCAGGTTGACGCGGTAATTCAAAAGATCGAGGCAGGTAAACCCCGGTACCAGTTCGTTGCCCAGATCACCGGTGTGCCCTGGTTTTTTATATCGGTTGTTCACCAGCTGGAATCCGGCGGCAAATTCACCACGCACCTGCACAACGGCGACCCGCTCACTGCGCGTACCAAGAAGCATCCCGCCGGCCGGCCGCTCAACGGAGAACCGCCGTTTACATGGGAAGAAAGTGCAGTGGATGCGCTCACCCTCATGGGTTACGCCCGGAAAGAGGCCAAACCGGGCGAAAAGAAGACCGAAAGCCTCACGTGGGGTATTACTTCCATACTCGACCGGCTGGAGCGGTATAACGGGCTCGGATATCGTAAGGTGGGCATTCCTTCGCCGTACTTATGGTCGGGAAGCCAGCATTACGAAAAAGGGAAGTTCGTGGCCGACGGTGAATATAATCCCAATGCGGTAAGCAAGCAGATCGGCGCCGCGGTTATTCTGGTGAGGATGATGGATAGAGGATTGATTCAGTTATAATACGAGATCTACGGCTATATCTTTTAGGCGCTTTCTGATGTCCTTAATAACCATTGTTTCCTGTGTGGCTTTGTCGTACATCGCAATTAAATAGACTACGGAATCAATAACATGTATTTTAGCAATTATCCTTGCAGCGCCAGACTTGCCAGAATTTTTGCCCGTAATCTGCATGCGAATCTTATAGCAATCCATGCCCAAGGCAGCTTCCACACATGAAAGCGGGTCACTTTCTAGTATTGTGTTGAGATTAGAAATGTCGGAGGCGATAGAGGGATATTTTTTTGCCAGTTTTTTGATATCTCGCTTACAGACATCAGTTACAATAACCTCATAACTCTTTAAGGAATTCTGAGAGGGACTGGCCTTTTCTTCGTCCTGCGTGGATTTCTTTTGCTTCATGCAGACTGCGCATTATTTTATTGACTTGTCTTTTTGCTTTTAGCTTCAAGATGCAACGTTGAAACCAACCCACATTTTTTGGGCGAAGAGGGGCCGGGGATTCAGTAGTTGCTTGGTAACGCCTGTTGCTAATTTCGAGTGTTGTTGCCATGATTTTGTTCTTTAAAACGTGAACTAACGTGGGCACTTATTGGAAGGCATCATTCAGTCGCGCTATTGATTCTCAGGTATAAGATGCTGTTTTAGGACTTATTGGTAGTGCAAATTCCAAACCAATTGCTACGAAATTAGCAATAGCCAAATTATTAGCAAATTAAAATTTACAAGTGGTAATTTAAAAACTGCACAAATAATTGATAATCATATGAGATGTTAAAATTGAAATTCCAATGTTGTACGAAAATAGTACGAATGTTGTACTGAATCAGTACTAAAACGGCCCAAATCTGGTCAGATAATTTGATTAAAATATTTTGTTTTAATCAAACATAGCTGTATCTTTGTTGCAACAAAACAAACAAGCACATGAAAAAGAACAGCAAAGAGTTTGAAGAATTGAGAGCGCAATTTGAGCATGATCTTGTTAAAGGCGAAAATATGCCCTATGTAGGCGCTCAACCTGAACGCGAGCCGCGGGACAGCCACTACTATTACACCAATGGCCAGATTAACGACCTGTTTATTGTTTACATGGCCGGTTATCAAAACGCAAAGTGCCTGGCTAGGATTGGGGATTTAAACCTTAACGAATAAAATTGTCACCGGGCCGGGTGACTCCGGCCCGTAATCAAACAATACGATGACCAAATCGGAACAGAATAAACGTGGCGGCGCCCGCGTCGGGGCGGGTAATAAAAAAGGCTCTACTCGCGTAACGGTTAAAAGAATTCAGAAGCCGCTTACTATCTTGCCCGACATTTATGAAGCATTCTATGCCCGATACGGCCGCGGGTGGTCCCGCCGAGTGGAGGAATTAATGAAAGAAGAGATGGCGAAAACCGGCCCATAATACTTTACAGTGCTACGGGTTCCCGTAAATACAATCCTTGTAATGTGAGTACCTTCGCCTTACATAATATTTTTGTTTCAAGTAACATTTTTGGGCCGGGGTATTTACCCCGGCTTTTTTTCGGTTTAATCGGCCGGTGCCATATTAATATCGAGATAGAATTTCAATGCGCTGCAGATGCGCACCAGCGTGTTGATTTCAAAGTTACTTTTCCCGAGTTCGATATCGGCGATTGTCGCCTGGCGAAGGCTGGCCAGGTTCGCTAAATCCGCCTGTGAATACCCGCGGTGCTCGCGGGCCTGTTTGATCATCTGGCCGATGTGATGAAGGTGTGAAGGTGTGCTCATTGTTCTAGGTATATTGGTTCCTGAAAAGATTCAATTTCGAAATCGGCCAGGATGTCGGCCACTGTGTTATAGTTCTTGTCCATGCCTGTTTCGTCGATAACCCACTCCATATCAATCATCTGGGCATCTTGTTTGCGGGCGGTCGAGGTTACGAATGACAACACCCTCGCATTGTGCCGTAAGTAGTTGTTCCTGCCGTTGCAGCGGTGGTCTGATACCCGGATGATCAGTTCGTCTCCATCTGAATCAACACACTTAATGTACTGAGTTCGACGGCCTTCAGCCTGTTTAAGAAGTGAATTGATCGTTTCAGAAAGTGTCATAACATTTGGTTTACAACACAAATATAATACGTTATAACGTATTGGCATAATATTTTTTGCTAGAAGCGCGATCCTACTTCGGGTTGGTCAACTCGTTAATATCCGGCGGCAATATCCCCTTCAGTTTCAGGAAGTAGGACAGTTGTATAAGGACCTCCGAGGATGAGGAGTATTCGTCCTCTCGGCCGTAGTGGAAAAGGACATCCATCTGATGCGCGTCAATCCGTGGGTTGGCTG
This window encodes:
- a CDS encoding helix-turn-helix transcriptional regulator, encoding MSTPSHLHHIGQMIKQAREHRGYSQADLANLASLRQATIADIELGKSNFEINTLVRICSALKFYLDINMAPAD